The genomic stretch cagaatacaacatagatgacatatcaaatgtttaaactgagaaaatgtatcattttaagggaaaaataagttgattttaaatttcatggcatcaacacatctcaaaaaagttgtgacaaggccatgtttaccactgtgtggcatcccctctcagtatgtggtctggcattgtcatgttggaaaatgcaaggtcttccctgaaagagacaatgtctggatgggagcatatgttgttctagaacttggatatacctttcagcattgatggtgccttttcAGATGTGtgagctgcccatgccacacgcactcatgcaaccccataccatcagagatgcaggcttctgaactgagcgctgataacaacttgggttgtccttgtcctctttagtccagatgacatggcgtcccagttttccaaaaagaacttaaaattttgattcgtctgaccacagaacagttttccactttgccacagtccattttaaatgagccttggcccagagaaaacgcctgcgcttctggatcatgtttagatatggcttcttttttgacctatagagttttagccggcaatggcgaatggcacggtggattatgttcaccgacaatgttttctggaaatATTCCTGATGATAAcatcaaactctttgcaatttttctctgagaaactcctttctgatattgctccactatttttcgtcACAGCATTGGGgcaattggtgatcctctgcctatcttgacttctgagagacactgccactctgagaggctctttttatacccaatcatgttgccaattgacctaataagttgcaaattggtcctccagctgttccttataatgtacatttaacttttccggcctcttattgctacctgtcccaacttttttggaatgtgtagctctcatgaaatccaaaatgagccaatatttggcatgacatttcaaaatgtctcattttcaacatttgatatgttatctatattctattgtgaataaaatataagtttatgagatttgtaaattattgcattccttttttattcacaatttgtacagtgtcccaacttttttggaatcaggtttgtacttGTGCaatgatgttagccaatcataacagtcGGCCCATAAAAACTGGTAATTTCAAACAGAGGGTCAGAACGaaaactgaactttttttttttttgtgtgtgcaaaaAACGTTATAAGTGAACTTCGAGGAACATATTTTTAACCCCTTTAGTTCCTTTtcctgacactgatatagaccCCTCTTTTTTGTCCCCTTTAGGTATTGGCACAGCACAGCAGCATATGCCATTGCCACAGCGGTCGGTGGGAGGGTTGAAAACCTCCCTAGGCCGGGCTCAGAGCTCTACCAGTGGCCAGAAGACCTGCTCTAACCAAACCTGGTGCTGCTTCTTACTGTCAATCCAGAAGAAAGACTGAGAAGACTCAGGGACAGGGGACAGGACAAGACCATTGAGGAGGCTGAGCTAGAGATCAATCAGTTCTTCCGACTTAAGTAGGTCAACTTGTTGAcgtgttttatgttttaaggTACAACCCAACCCACTTGCTTATTGCATGTGATAACACTTAAAGATATCAGAAGATGTTGCATATCTGATTACTCCAAAGTAAACTTCAATAGCTATTTCTAGGGCATTTCCAGGTAATGGTGCCATTTGTGAGAGAAAATGATTTATCTTAAATGATACATTTTAGTAATAACTtaatattagtgctgtcaaacgattaattaaagtttgtgtttacataaaatatgtgtgtgtagtgtgtatatgtattatgtatatataaatacacacacacacacacatgtatttatttaagaaatatattatttacatgtatacatgtatattttttagtgctgtcaaatgattaatcacgattaatcacatccaaaataaaagtttgtgtttacataatatgtttactgcatatatttattatgtatatataaatacatacacacatacatgtatttatttaagaaatatttacatgtatacatgtatatttatatataaattatattatatatatatatatatatatatatatatatatatatatatatatatatatatatatatatatatatatatagtataaatataatatatttttgttaaatatatacatgcatgtgtgtatatttatatataaataataaatatacacagttcacacacatattatgtaaatgCATACTTTTATTTTGGgtgtgattaatcatgattaattgttTAACAGaactaataattatataatgtatataaatattagttgttattattatatataattattattttattaataataatttatattatatataaatataaatattttacatataaatataatatatttttgttaaatatatacatgcatgtgtatttatatatacataataaatatacagagtacacacacatatattatgtaacacaaacttttattattGCAATTAATCGTTTGCCGGCACTAGAACAatattaataattcataatagaATTTATCTTTAAAACATGTTTGTGCCAACcccattaaaatgttttagcgTTGAATATAATGGGTAAATAAGTCTTcataaagacttttttttttagcctgtGGTTAAAGATTTTATGATATCACCCCTTCATGATGTCAGATACATCTAACCATTATTGTAATGTTGAATCATAACAGGCTTGAACAAAAATTGTAGAAACAATGACAAATTTTGCATTTTCTCAGGAAATGCAAAAAGcattttagatttaaaaaaatacactgtGATTTCAATAATGGCAACATTTTGGtagaattaattatttaaattgtatacaccactgttcaaaagtttggggtcagtacaactttaaaaaaaaaaaaatatatatatatatattttttttaaagaaattaatacttttattcagaaaggatgcattaagttgatcaaaagtgacaaaaaagacctttacatttctatttcaaatataatgttcttttaaactttctattcatcaaagaatcctgaacaaatgtattatggtttccacaaaaatattttggcTCCATTTCCTTAAGATGACCCCTATTGGAAGCCAAGTTTAAAGATTTTCATTCAAACACTAtcaagcatattaagaaatacAATAAGCAAAACAGCTTTGGTGCGCTTATGACAAATTGCTCTTTATTTCAGAGTGGAGGAAGCTTACAAGAGAATCCAGAATCCCGCCTGCATCATCGTGGATGCAAGCTCCTCTCCACAAGAAGTGCTGCAACAAGTGCAGCATTTAATTAGGAACAAATGTCACTTGTAAACAACCGGCTCCCAACCCAATGATGAAGAAGCCCTGCAATTCCTCCGCAAACCACTAGATGGTAGTGTAGTGTTACGATTGACAACAGTCAACTGAACGCACTGTAAGAGCCCCAGTCAGCTGAGCCTGTTGATTGAAAAGGAGGCTGGTGGCTAGCTGCCAGCATATATTTCAGGGCTCGTATCTGGACATGTCACAACATATTCCCCTTCCCACAGAGCTTTAGTGATGACACGAGAGGGAAAGTTATTGCGGGTGCTGTAGCTGGATGTCAGCTCTCATACGCAGGGTCACAGCGTCCACTTTCCTCACTCTGACTTATTCCCAGTGAAACACAGGAACTCAGCTAAAGAGGTTTGAGAATTCATCAATCACTTCAATTAGATTTAAACACAAGAACTCATTGTTGGTCAGCTCGGCATTCACTCCTATAGGAGATGGAATCAAGGGACCTTATGGAGGTATTAAAAGCAATAGATCTGATCCAGGCAATTTAAACTTGCTTGGATTTGTTGCTGTTGCTTTTGGACGCAGACTCTGATCATTAATTAAGAGTGATATGCTAGGGCTAAAATGTACATGTATATAACTCAGAGTCCTTAAAGtctgtttattgtattgtattgtaagaataaattttaatacacataaaacacatctttgctttattttaaagaaacagttctcctaaaaattaaaattcttttatttaatttctaggATCAATCTCTGTCAAAACTTGGCACAATGCGTTTACAAAcaatttatgagatttcagAGCAATCAccaaaaagacagaaaaaaaacacatcataAAAGTCCATGCTATATTCCAAgccaaacaatatatttttgtgaacagactgatttattattactaacattttatttttatttttttaatcaattgattttttttttagcatttaatTTCAGTCACTATCAAAACTTGGCACAATCCACTTACAAAcaatttatgagatttcagagcaaaataacaaacaaacattatCCCACCATAAAGTCCATATTCCAAGCCaaacaatattattgttaacaaacagatttttagtattatttttagCTATTAAGTTATTAAATCATGTTTCAACATGTGGCATGATGTTTTTACAAACCATTCTGGAATCTTAAAGGCGACCTATAATGTCCCAtttacaagatataatataagtctctggtgttcccagaatgtgtctctgaagtttcagctcaaaataccccacaaatcttttattatagtttgtcaaatttgcccctatttgggtgtgagcaaaaacacaacgtttttgtgtgtgtccctttaaatacaaatgagctgctgctcccgccccctttccagaagagggcggagctttaacagctcacacttcagttgctcaacaacaacaaagctggagaatctcacgcagccaaaatgaggattgtcagtaacggtgttcagccttacattgttcaaaccggagtcggacactgatggagatggttagtggataaatttatgtagttgctgtggagttgattcaactcatcaataGCATGTGCGTCATGTTTTGTGCAAATTCAGCACTGAATTGACcttcgtttgtgaagcagtccggctgttctacaacaactcttcctcttctctaaagcagcccaaggacccctttaaaacaaacaccaaTGAGATTTCAAGCTTTGGCGGAGGGGGGACATTATCAGTGAACATCAGCTTAAATTTGATCAAATTTTGCATCAAATAATCTTTTAATTATACATATGATCTTCAATTATCACATTTAGCACACATAGCCCACCTGCCCTCATGCACTAACAATACCACACTTATCCCATAATTCATTGATATGGTGAGCACTGCATTTACCCAGTGATAGCAAGATTAATTAAAGGTTTTAGTAATTATGAGCTCAGTGAGGATATGGGCCGGGAAAGACGGAGTGACCCGTCTCCCTCACATTGATGCCTCAGCAGTGCGGAGAAGAGAGTAGGGTATATTCATATGGCAATTAATGGAGTCCTGTAGATCACTGTCAGACGGCTTTCCACACCACTGCGCAATTACACACTCCCCTTAGCCAATTATTGAATCTCTTGCTATAGAtgcaattaaatgtttattttttaacacaCTGTTTATATGCCTGGTGGTGGTTAATATTAATGCCTCACAGGCGTAAAAGGCCATATTTAAATATGCGGCGTGAGAAATGTACTGGTCAGTGATTTTAATAAACTGGCTCCAGTTAAATTCCTGAGATTTTCTGCTTGGAGACCATAGTGGTCTCCAGTGGTCAGACAGTCAGGTTGATCAATTTTACATCTATTTTCAGTTGCTCTCAGAGGGAATATACAGTGTTTAAGGATTGTTCAGTTGCTATGAACAGACACTCCTACTTAAAATACTGTAGGTGGCTTCTAAGTAGCTTGAACAGTGCTTTCTTGTGGAGCATTATGATTAGCTATAGAAGCATGTttctgtaaaaaattaaaatgtacattaccgttcaaaagtttggggtcggtaagattttttaaaatgttttttgaaagtgTCTTATGATCatcaaggttgcatttatttgattaaacatACCCTAAAAACggtatattgtgaaatattattactattaaaaataactattttctacttgcaaatattttaaaatgtaatttattcctgtgatgtcaaagttgaattttcagcatcattacgccaggcttcagtgtcacatgaccattcagaaatcattgatttggtgctcaagaaacatttctttttattatcaatgttaaaaacagctgtgctgcttaatatttttaggaaaacgtttttttcaggattcagtGATGAAAtcgaaatattttgtaacattataaatgtctttactgtcacttttaataaaatgcatcctggcttaataaaaatatacatttctttttttaaaaacatccatcccaaacttttgaatggttgtgtaGTTGTAAGATTaagtaaaataagaaatatggTCAAAATTGTGAGGCAAAGCTGCAATTACAAGAAGTACAGTGACAGCTgagaaataaagccacaattctgagatataatgtcaatttgagaaataaagtcgcaataCAAAaatttgagaaataaagttacaattatgataaatgaaatttataaatgtaaatgtagacTTCATTTCCAAATGCTTTAACCTACAGCAGTTTACAAATGTGGATTGCAACGACTTTTACAGTAATCATCAGCAGTGTtgaggaaagttacttttaaaagtaatgcattacaatattgcgccactccctaaaaagtaactaattgcgtgaTTTAGTTACATTTTTTGGAGAGTAATGCAttacgttacttttgcgttaatttttctcacctgggctgggcttgtttttttggcaaatgtaaaggcccttttacaccaaaagtgaaatgaataagcctcaggctgaaggaaatgcaaattcacgcctgtacagtagagggcgcagctcaatcTTTCAGCTGTTCTGCCTCATTCTGGATCAAAGAAGAATAGGAcaaaagaaagttcaacactcttacttaagcaataaaaaaaaaataaaaaaaaaaagaaacacaaatgtgatgttcatctaaaatcatttttgcttattattagggttgaattggatcatcgaaggtcagcagcaaagacatttgttaataaagtgagattaaatacataaagaatatatgtgtgttatttaacatatttaattattgtagatttgtgtaatattctgagtttgcatttaaccgtttttattaattttaaggaatactgaatctgtttttgtgcaaatgagatgagtaaatgctcacatttagtctagaactacaataaccatcatgttcacacacaaaacctctgcacttactcatGATTTCTCTCAaaatggggacaggagagctgtctgTCAATAAATGGGTAAACAAAGTAACTCATTTGAAAaattaacttagatattttgctataaatttaaaagtaatgcattactttacaagatacttaaaaaaaagtaatcggATTACATAACTCACGATACTTGTAATGCGTAACACTGGTAATCAGACATAAAAACAAAGCTGACTGCATTGACCTCTTTAAATAAACGTTTGATCATATGtgcttttgaaatataaaaaatcagGTCAGAGTGCAGAAGGTCTGTGCAGAGGCAAAAGGTAAGCCACCATCCTCCCCAGCAGGCCCCACACAATCTACATCGGCCACTTCAATATTTCATTAGCACAACAAAGAACAAGACAGAGAAAACCCTCTCTGCAAtaattaaagatccagcagggATGGAGCCGCACAGCAGTCTGTGGTCCCCCCCGCCTAAGTAATAGATCAAATGAAAGCTGTCCCTATGAACATGAATAATGAGTGAAGTGTGGTGAGAGAGGTGGGGGTGGTATAGGAGGGTGGGCTGGTGTGGGATCTAGAGACCTGGCACTGACACCCTCCTTCTCCAGGCCCAGCGACGCTGCCAGCTGCAGGGGGGTGAGGGGGGCTATAGAGGCCTATAGGACACTATGGAAGAGGTGGCGGGAGGATGACCAGAGGGActatacagtgtgtgtgttttatgcaTCTATAACTGCAGATATGCCATCAGATGATAAGCAGGTGACTTTAGATCAAGGTTCATGACCTTCAGGGGTTAATGATGGAAATTATGATTTTGTGATCATTTTGgttaatgttcatttataaatatactgtTGTCGATTGTTAGATCACGTTAGTTCTTAATGGTACataaccaaagactatagatatagaaatACGGTTCACTATTTGTGAATGGAAGAAACTGCAaagcgcaatatggcggaataggtcccgccttctaagtaaaagagccaatcgctgattgataaagtcattgcatcactgcagctgccgttagaagctccggtttcttaggactgcacatgtgcATTGGCTCATTTAGCCTGAAAAAATGAGATTTTTtacgctatttgagcataagaaacaacatttatggaacagttcatgtcagattttgttgctgatttgaaatgttatttaattgtgagtttggcaagcagtttttaaaatttcaggattcccccttTCAAATAGACAGTACTTGGATGAGCGAAATAGCTGTATATTAATAGAAATAGTAATATAGCGTTACAAATATGCCCACTGaatgaacagactttccttgaaagggactttgacataacttaattgtatttaataaaaatctgGACCAATGATAATTCTGAGAGAAAATGTGATAGTAACAAACGCAACTTTCATGCACATTTGATTTACAGATCAATCAGATGGGCAGTTTAaccctgaatgaatcagtgttttgaatgaatcattggtCCAGTGAATCATTCAACTCATAAAGATAAGCTCCATCTGAATATACATATTTCCTTACTGTATAGTAGAAAACTATTTGTGAAAAGAGTAGAATGCCCaaattcacagtattcataaaacagtaggcaAATGTACCTTGAAGACCTACTATATCCAGCGAGATTCTGCAGTATACATCTGATGGACATTTGACAATACATGACAATAACAACATGTCGAATGTAACAAGGCTGGATTACATAAAGTAATATCTGGATATACTGTAACAATTGTATATAGCCTAATGCAAAATAAACCTAGTTCAAAgtgtttgttcacccaaaaattaaaattctgtcattaattactcatcctcatgtcgttcctcacctgtaagaccttcgttcatcttctgaacacaaattaagatattttatttgaagAAATCCAGGAGCTTTCTGACTTccctatagacagcaatgcccagaaaggtagtaaagacatttgttaaaatagtccatgtatctacagtggttcaaacttaatgttgtgaagtgacgagaaaactttttgtggggaaaaagacaaaacaaaaataacgactttattcaacaatttcttctcttccctgtcagtctcctatgctgtttacgttgtattttaatgatgtctttactacctttctgggccttgaaattggttatgacattgctgtctatagtgaggtcagaaagctcttggatttcatcaaaaatatcttaatttgtgttccgaagatgaacgaaggacttacaggtttggaacaacatgagggtgagtaattaataacagaaatttcatttttgggtgaactgtccctttaagaataaTGACAGCGATCAGTTATAAAGTTAAACACTTGACCACAGGATGCtacgattgaccaatcagaatcaaatattACCGAGACCCACTTGTAGACTTTTTAAACAGCCCTTGTTCATATGAAGAACTGGGCAAATATAGGCTCTTTACATTTATACGTAGATGCATCCTTAAAGATATACAGAGATAACAGCAAAAACAGAAAATGAGCCGAACATCAATGTGCATGTCACATATTTTGGAGCATTTCACGGAATTGGGATGAAATTGCAATGGGTGTTCCTGACAGCAGATAGAGGAGCTACTCCAGgaattgttaaatatttaaacacgCTGCGAGATCTCATTAAAATCTGTACAAGCGCAGCCCACACCAAAACCCCCATCGGTGTCTACCACAGTCATTTTGGATACTAGTCATAACTCAGTGAAGTGTGACACAACACTTATTATCTAAAGCTTCCTTGTCATACTAAGAACATCATATATCATCATTTCCAGTGAAATGAGGCAGCCTTTGACGGAGATTCATAAAATCTCGGAGTGATTCGCTCTGCTTGAATTCTGACAGCCAAAGGcggaaaacaacaaaaaatggaTCGAGGGGAGAAAAAAGTAAGAGGAAAGAAGAGTGCGTGACAGCTTGACTACATGACTAACTCCGTAGAGTAAACACAAAACAGGATGGTGAACAAACTTGGGTTCTCCCTAGTGCTCTCTTCTACCAAAATCATGCCAATTAATTCTTTGTATTCTTAGAGTTACCCTATTTTTAACTGGGATGCCCTCTCACACAAAATGATTTCCTGTGGAGAACTTGAATCTTCCTTGTACGCCGTTCAAGATGTTCCCGTCCTTTCTCTTCCCCTTAGGAATAAATCAAAGACCACGGCTGCCTGGTTGCTGCGCGGCTGTGTATCTTTTTATACTTGAAAAtggtttattttagttttagtgcCATTAATGGTGGGGCACGCTTTAAACTTCATCAGTGTCAACCGTCGAGATGAAGCACTGTGTCTGTTTATCCCTCTCCCATCTCCTTGTTTATGTATTTACTGAATATGCGTACGACGTACTGTTCTGGTTTTCACAATCCCAGTCACCTAAAATGATTGCAAGGCTGAAAAAAGCTAAGATCTTGAATTgtggaataaaaaaatgtttaaacagcCTCTGCTGCACACATAATTAAAAGTAGAGTGACTTCTTTCGCTCTTGTTTGGGCGTCAGGGGAAAAGCGTGTCTACGATGAATGTGATGAGATGTATTGGCGCTCTGAAAGAAGGAAGTCCGTTGAGTCGCAGCAGTTTGGAAACACTGGAGAACGTATATCCTTAATTATCACGTACAACAAGACCAAGTTGGCTGTGTATACAACatataaaattctgtcatgtcgtttcaaacccgtatgattttctttcttctgtgcgTGTAGTTTTTCCACCCTCCAAAGAATAACTGAAACCTTTGAGTGTCTAAAAGGCATGCAAAAGAACcataaatgtatcataaaagcAGTCTATATGACTTGGGTGCTAAACTTTAAGTCTTCTGAAACCATGCGATaactttgtgtgaggaacaaacCAAAAAGGTTGTTTTTTATTGCTAATCTTCTGAGCTGAGATAAACCGGATGATATTGTGAACGATTCTTTAGGAGCGGTTTTCTGAACCATTTCAAGCCATTTTTTAAAAGATCTGACTTACAGGAACTGATTCCTTCAGAAATGGGGCATTGCTGCTTATGAAGCAGAAAATGAAAACTAGGCAGAGATTTTCAGTGAGTGACTTAAATATTGGTCATTACTTTTTATTGGaaaaagttactttttattataaGGTGTCAATTTCGTATGAATTTGTAAAATGTACGATTATTTGAAAAAAtttatagctgcgagcagcaattatcaGGGATCAAGCGCTTTAAGCACatgcataaaaatgtattatgttttatttagcaagcctgtaatcatctcga from Megalobrama amblycephala isolate DHTTF-2021 linkage group LG5, ASM1881202v1, whole genome shotgun sequence encodes the following:
- the LOC125268246 gene encoding LOW QUALITY PROTEIN: UMP-CMP kinase 2, mitochondrial-like (The sequence of the model RefSeq protein was modified relative to this genomic sequence to represent the inferred CDS: substituted 1 base at 1 genomic stop codon) — translated: FHPGKTTLTEAQQESLNATLLKSPPQCLAPFRQRFDSEPPLIRRAFYALGNYITAAHIGKESLRAPVIVDRYWHSTAAYAIATAVGGRVENLPRPGSELYQWPEDLLXPNLVLLLTVNPEERLRRLRDRGQDKTIEEAELEINQFFRLKVEEAYKRIQNPACIIVDASSSPQEVLQQVQHLIRNKCHL